The stretch of DNA GCAGTAAAGAAAAGACCAGGAATCTGGGCTTGCAGAGCTCTCCCACAGGAGTGAGCATAaaggtctatttcttttttaatgctctggttgttcttttccctttccttgacTGTGTATTAGTATTTGATGATTCAGcaacttaattttaaataattcaggAAGCTGGAGTCAACTCGTTCAATATCCATCAGATAATTTTTTCTtggattttcaattttattttatttcacccaATATACCTTTTTGATGAAAATTAACTTCTgatcttgtctttttatttttcaatgtttgtGGTATTGTTTgacagactttattttttagagttttAGAAAATTGTGCAAAGGGTACagagctatttttttaaatcatggagCCATGCAAGGGAGGGGCTATTTGGTTAGGAATGGAGGCCAGACTTTGATTAGGAACAAAACAAAGGATGGAGTTTGGCTTTGCGTGAACCTGGAACTCAGAATGGCCTGAATCCCACTGATACCTTCTGGGTGATTTGAAAGGGGCAGGCGCAGCCTTGTCTCCTGAGGTTGACAATCACCAAGCTTTGAAAGGCAAGCCTCTGCACCTGACATCTGATCATTTGCTCATTCAACCAGGAGTTTCTTAATGCTTCTCATGGTCCAGGACAGGGCTATGCTGGGCTCCTTGGGCCCAGCGGGGGATGAGACATGCGTGGCCCCGGAACTCAGGGAAGTCGTAGCTCTGCAGTGCCGGGCAAgcctctgccccttcccccagGTAACCTGTGCCCCAGCAGGAGGAGCTAAATAAATCCTGTGCAGAGAGGCCGGTGGGGGCTGCTGGTAGAGGTTCTGGCTTGGCCACGTAAGTGGTGGAAACATTTTAAACAGGAGGGCTACAGGATCACATTTGAACTTTACCAATTACTTGTGACAACTGTGAGGCCTGGTTCCCCAGTGGTCAGTTTACTCAAGCCGGGGCCCTATTCTTGAATTCACAATAGCCTGTGAATTCAATAGGTTTAGCTAATTCCTAGTCCTGCTTGTTTTAGCCCAGCCCAGCCTCAATTCctgaaaaatgagacaaagcagGGACCTTTCCAGCGCTCATCACCATCACGGAGTTTTACTCATGTCATCACTTGCTCGCATCGGTCTCCCCTGCATTGCTTCCCCAGTGCCTCCAGTGGCAGCAAGCACATTGAGAACTTTCAGAAAGTACTGGTGGGAAGAACACTGGATTCCCTGGGACCTGGCATGGAGTAGTTACTCCTCTATACATGTTAAATGTATGCACTGAGTTGAGCAAAAAGCCCACGTACAGGTGTGACAGGGAGGGTTAAATCGTACTTGGGATCACTTCCCTTGTCACGTGCCAGGGATGGCTGATAGGGCAGCAGGACTCGGCTGCAGCCTGACCAACCTTGGGGATCTCAGTGATGTTCCGGGCTCCCTCTCCCCCGAGATCTGCTTCTTTCTCTGTAGGCTCTGATGCTGGTCTCTGTTAGAAGAAGGCTGCTCACAGCTCTGCTACAAGCTCAGAGGTGGCCCTTTCAGCCTTCTAGAGACATGAGACTGGTGCAGTTCCAGGCCCCTCACCTGGTGGGACCTCATCTAGGCCTGGAGTCAGGGAATGGCGGGGGTGTCATCAACCTCAACGCCTTTGACCCCACGCTCCCCAAGATGATGAAGGAGTTCCTGCAGCAGGGGGAGGACGCCCTCTCCGTGGCGAGAAGGTAAATCAGGCTGCAGGACCTcatcctccccctcctcccaccccaccccggaACCAGAACCCGTAGGCAGCCGGCAAGGGCACAGGGCaaccctccctcttccctcccctgtTCTCTTAGCAGCCAGCCTTGGGAATCTTAAAGGACAATATCCTTGATTTATGGCGGAGGAGATGAGGCCCAGGGAAGGTGTCTGGTGGTGGAGCCAGGTCTCCACTTCATCCACCACCTTTCTCAGGGTTTCATCCCTGCCTGAGGGGTCTGGGGCGCGTGGTCCTCAGCAACACTGTGGGAAGCGGGGTGACTGGTCTCCAGGTCTCCAGGCTTCTTAGAGGAGAGAGGGCCGCAAAGAGGTTTTCTCAGAGATGATGGCTCCTGGGCGTGGGCTGGCTGATGTGAGGCTTCCCTGAAGCCAGGAGCCCCGCGGGGTCTGGTTGGAGGGCGCCAGGGAAGAGCACACGGACGCCACTCTGAGGTGTCCTTTCCCTTAGTGAGCCAGCAGAGACAGAACTGTTTGCCAGCACACAGACTTGGGGACAGGATGGGAGAACGTCTCGTGCGTCCTGGTGGGAGGCGTGGAGTGGTCAGCCTCTACAGAGTCTGAAATACCTCTGAAAACACCTGTGAAATTACAAatgcaacctaaaattcccccttttaaccacgttTAAATATATAATTGGGTGCTGTTAATTTCGTTCAGTgttctgctaccatcaccaccatccattaccgaaacttctccatcatcccaaatggaaactgtattttaaaCCTTGTAACTCCCAATTCCCTACCCCCATCCAAgagcttgtatatatatatatatattgctgtaTATAtgtcaccaaaataaaaattattttcaaaatccatTGTAAAAATCTTGGGAAAAAATGACAAATGTGGATAACTTCTGGCTCCACAGTTATACTTTCAGGACATTTTTCTGCAGTTGCACCTCCATTTTTGCAAATATGGTCTGTGCCAGGTAGTTCCCTGCCCCAGGCTTCCTAGCAGCACAGGATTGAAAACAAGCTCCCCGAAAAGGAGGGAGCTGACTCCCTACTGTTAGGGAGAGAGTGCCAAAATAGTGTTAACTTAAAAAACCACAGCGTCTGCAGCGTCCTTTCATCTGCACAAACGAGGGGGGGCGGGAAGGGCCACCCAGCGTGGCTGTGAGGAGACAGGGGTTGTCTCCGAGGAGGGGAACGGGGCAGCCAGGAGAATGTCTGGGAATTTCCATTTAAACTCCTCATTCATAACCAGTGCTCTCCTCTCTAAGGACGGCACACGGAATCAGGTGGTTGACAGGGTGGGAGGAAAATACCTTTTACAAAGCAAAGCCTGTAGCTGCCCAgggtctctcagccagcccctctcccctgccctggTCTCTGCAGAGCCCAGGCTGCCTCGTTGCCAGTCCTGCCGCGGTCGGAGGTGACTTTCCTGCCCCCGGTCACGGGGCCAGACAAGGTGGTGTGTGTGGGCTTGAATTACGTGGACCACTGCAAGGAGCAGAACGTGCGCGTGCCCACGGAGCCCATCATCTTCAGCAAGTTCGCCAGCTCCATCGTGGGGCCCTACGACAACATCGTGCTCCCGCCCGAGAGCAAGGTTGGTGCCTCCCCACTGCCCTCTGAGGAGCCACCTGCCGCTGATTGCAGGggtagaaaattaataaatgctGATAAGTGTAGTCGCTGGTATGCCCACTGCCCAGCGCACACCCTGGTttgccacctgccttcccaggccTGTCTGCTGTGCAGACACCTACCTCTTACGACTCATCAAGAACCTTGTTTATGCCATTAAATATTCTCCCCTAATGTGTTTTAGGTTAATGTGTAGTTTCCTGTTATACCAAAGGCCATAAGTCATTCAGTGACTCCCCATTGGTGGATACATACATGGTTTCCAGTGTGGGGCATTTACCAAAGATGCTGCAGTGAACATCCTTAGGAAAAAGACTTTGCACCTCTGAGTGCAAATACAGGGTTATTTCCTTTGAATAAACTCAGTATCTGAATGTCTGGGTCAAAGTTAAGGCAAAGTTTCAAAACTGGAGAAATTCTGTTAAGTAGACATTTTGAAAAGTTGTAAAAGCAATTTACACACCCACCAGTAGTGTGTTCCCTTATTGATACaacttaatttctccttcagagtttatttttgagatattttgaaaacaaatagcctacagaaaagttgcagaaaaaaaaaacaatatagtaAACGCTCATATATTCTTTATCTGGATTACTGTTacaattttgccacatttgttccCCAGTCCTCCTTGccacttttttttgggggggggggggaggacagCATTTGGAAGTAAACTGCATACTCTAATAAGACAATTTACTTGTAAAAACTCGCCTGTGCACCTCCTAAGAATAAGAGCAGCATCCTTCCTGCCCATACTATGAAGacattgaaatccagttctccagaGCCTGCCCCTCGTCCAGTTCTGCAGTCGCCGTGGGGGGCTGCCTGCCACTGACTGAGCTTGTGGGCCCACAGGTCACAGCTCGCTGGTGGGTGGTGATGGTGGGTATGAGCCGGCACCCGGTGCAGCTTCTCAGGACGTGGGAACAGGCCCTGCGGCCCCAGCTGCTCACGGCTCCCTTCCCGCCCACAGGAGGTGGACTGGGAGGTGGAGCTGGCCGTGGTCATCGGAAAGAAGGGCAAGCACATCAAGGTGAGCTGGGGTGGGCTCCCTGCCCAAGAGTGGTGCAGGGGCCCACTAGGGCCAGTGACTGTGGCCACCTGCTCCCTGGTGCTCTTACCCCACCCCTGCTGCCCTCTAAGAGCCTTCCTCGCAGGGCACAGTGCCACCCGGGCTCGCACCTCCAATCGGCCAGCTCTGCTCCCCTGTAGGCCGCAGATGCCATGGCTCACGTGGCCGGCTTCACCGTGGCGGATGATGTGAGTGCTCGGGATTGGCAAATGCAGCGCAACGGGAAGCAGTGGCTACTGGGAAAGACCTTCGATACCTTCTGCCCCCTGGGCCCTGCCTTGGTGACCAAGGACAGTGTGGCAGGTAGGCAGGTGGGCCAATCACTGCATGCTGATTCTGTTCCTTCCCCATCCTGGGGACCTCAGTGTGAGGACACCGCCCACCCCCAGGAAGCAGCAGTGTTGAGGTGTGGCTCAATGCACAGCCCACCCCTACCAGCTGCCGCCTCCTTAGCAAGTCTCAGCTCAGCCATGAGTTCTCCCACAGGCTCCCTTCCCCACGCCTACCACACCTGAAAGGGAGCACTGTGGCAGGGGTCAGGGAACCATGGTTCCAATGCTACTGCTGTCCTCATGAGGTGGGCATGGAGAACAGGGCTCCGTGGGTTGCTCAGGCCCCCCAGCAGTAGCTGCTGGGAGCCCAGCCCTTAGGCTGGAAGGAAGCAGCCCTGGCCCTTGAGCACTGTGGAGAAGCTGCCACCAAGCCCCACACTTCCCTCAGCCAGGGGGCCGAGGGCACCGCAGGCGCAGCCCTGGCAAGCCAGGCAGCCAGCATGAGGGCTGAGAGGGAGTGGCTCAGAGGGCAGAGCACAGCCACCCAGCGGGGGCTTGTCCCGTCGACATTGTGGGGAGGGCCAGGTCTGCACCATCAGGACACCACCAGTGTCCCAGCTGCTCTGCCCGAGAGTGTGTGTGATGGAGAGCTCTCCACCAGGGCAGTGTGAGGTGACCTGCCCTGCCAGCACCAGGCCCCAAAGGCCTCGCGGCCTGTGCTAGGACCTGCTGCTCTGTGGGTGCTGCGGCCTCTCCTGTCTGCAGCCCAGGGACGTCCCAGCCCAAACACACCCATCGCTCAATATTACTGCACAGGGACCACTACCAGGCACACTCCTGGGAGAGGGGGATGCAGGGAAGGCAGGTGTGCAGGAAGTCACAGGTGGGGGGTGGCGGAGCCCAGTGAGCCATGCCACGAGCAGCTCACATGGGGACAGTGTGCGCAGTCCTTCCCCTGGCACCTCACAAGGGGACAGGAGCTCCAACCCGTGCCTCTCCCTGCCGCTCAGATCCACACAACCTGAAGATCTGCTGCCGAGTGAACGGGGAGCTGGTCCAGGCCAGCAGCACCAGCCAGATGGTGTTCAAGACGCAGGAGCTGGTAGCCTGGGTCTCCCGGTGAGTGGCCGAGCCTTCCATCCCGGCTATGGCCTTCTGGGCTGGTATGCTCACATGGGCCTTTTGGTTTGCCCCAGGTTCGTCACTCTTTACCCCGGGGATGTCTTCCTGACCGGGACCCCCCCAGGTGTTGGTGTGTTCAGGAAACCTCCTGTCTTTCTCAAGGTAGGGTGGCTACAGGGAGCAGGAACCCTGAGAGCACGTGGGCTTGGCTCAGATTCATGCCCTCCAGGCCTGTGTGGTATTGCTGCGGGTATGCTGAGCCATGATATGCTCTGTTTCAGAAGGGAGACGAAGTCCAGTGTGAGATCGAGGAACTCGGCATGATCATCAACAAGGTGGTGTGAGACCCCTGCTGCAGGCCTGGACTTCAGACAGGGCAGGGCCTCCACTCTTGAGCCCAGCCCAGGGAAAGGCCCCGTGCCAGACAGGGTTGCAGATGCCAGACAGgtgccctccctccccccaggAGTCTTCCTGTACTCAGGAGGGAGAAGAGATGGGGTGGTCCTCCTCAATAAATTTCTCGGGCCAGGACATCAGTGTGGCATCTGCTATTGTCTTTTAGGGGTGAGACGGGGCATTCACGCAGAGCTGGGGAAGGTGAGTGCAGACACACACAAGCAGACCAGAGACACAGCTGGGGAAAGGGGACTCATCTAGTTCTTGTAATCACAGCAAGGGGCAGCAAGGACAGTTGGGCCTCAAAAGACTTGATAGTCCAGCTAACTCTGCTGCCCTTGGGTCAGTCTTCAGGCCCCAGGACACAGGCTGGTTCTGGGTCTGAGAAGCCCCGGCCCGGCCCCCAGACCTAGCCACAGAGGAACTGCCGGATGAACTGCTCCAGCTTTTCCTGACTGTCACGGCTGGCGAATGCGGGGGACAGGCTGAGCACGGGGCCTGCAGGGCCTGGCGTCTGCTGCAGCACCTAGGGTAGGGAGGGGCTCAGGGGCGCAGCCTGCCCCGCAGCACTGCACTGAATCCTCTGAGTCCCTGCGAGGGGCCTGTGGAGCCCCCGCGGGTATCTGTCCTCTCTCTGGGAGTGAGAATGGTCAGTGGTCTGGGACACCAAGATGGGCAAAAAAACCACCCTGCCTCCTCCACCCTCCTTTTCCACTCCACACCTTGTCCTGTAGACACCGAGTGAAGCCCAGGGTCCCAACGCATTGCTGGGGCCAGCCCAGGAGTGTGGGTTAAGGGGTGGGAGGCAGTTGGGCAGTATGCTTGGCCTTCTCACCCCCAGGTCTCTGAAGGTCCAGATGGCCCTGATGGCGAGATGTGGGTCCACACACTCTGGAAAGCAGAGCAAAGCACAGGTCTGAAGGAGGGAGGGCAGGCCGGGAGCCACGGGGCTCAGACTGAACCTTCCAGAAGGTCTCtcggtcccccccccccccccgtgctcCCTGCCCAGCAGAGGGCAGCAGCCACCAGCAGACCCGCCCCCCCCATCAGCCTGGCCAGCGGCTCCGACTCACCGAAGCACCCTTTCTCCCGCGCAGTGGCCTGCAAGAACCGGAGCAGCTGCCTCGAGTAGCCAGGCTCTGTGGGCAGAGGGCCAGACCTGGACCCGGGGCCTGCGCAGGCAGGATCCACAGGCTTCCGCTCAGCCTCACCCTGGCGCCTGCAGGGCAGGAAGGGCCTGGGCCCAGGCAGCGCTGGGCACTGTGGCGCAGGGTGTGGTGGCCCTCACCTGTGTCCGGCAGCCGCCCCTGGTGGAGGAAGGCAGCAGTGTGGGCGAAGGCCCCGAGCAGCGGGCTCAGGAGGCGGCAGAGGAAGATGAAGAAGTCCGGGCAGCGCGACTGCTGGCTGAGCTGGGGAAGGCAGGGCAGGTGAGGGGCGGCACCCGGCCACCCGCTGCCCCCTCCCACTACCTTCCCCCAGCGCACCCTGAAGTACCGGCCCGCGGCCACCTCAAGGTCATCGCTGTCACTGTCGCTGAAGTCCCCAGTTGGCTTCCACAGCAGCTTCGTGCTCAAGTGCTGTCGCCCCGTGTcgcaggccagctgggagcctgggGTCTGGGGAACGTGGGCCCTGCTGGCCCCTGCCAGGCTGGCCAGGACTTACCCCCAGCCACAGCCCCACCCTAAGCACACCCATGCAGTTGTGTAAAACCAGTTCAAGCAGACCCAGGAAACCCAAGAAGAAAATCCTGGCCGTGCAAGATGGGCCATCTGCTGAGCCACCTCGCAGAGAGAGGAAGAGCCCACCCTCAAGGCCACACCTGCAGACAGCAGTTGGAGTACATCTGTCCAGCCATCACGACAGACACATGCACCCAGGGCTGATGTGATGTGCCCAGATCCCAAGACAAAGGGTGGCAGTGGGGGGACCCTGGCTGCCCACCTACCAGGCTCTGTCCTGGCTGCAGCTGCTGGGCCAAGGGGCTGCCCACTCTACCTCAAGCACACAGCAGAGGGGCCAGGGGGCAACTGTCCACCAGAGCAAGAGGCGGCCAGGACCTGCACCTACCTCCTCGGCAACCAGGAGCCCACACTGGATGAGGCGGTCCAGCACCTCCTGGCAGTAGCAGTAGGAAGACTGGCAGggctggggaaaaaaagacagcTATGGGGCCCCAGGAGAGCCTGCAGGAGGGGCCCCCGAGCCGAGCGGGCTGTGGGAAGCGGGGCCTGACCTGCAGGAGCAGCAGGTCACGTGGCAGCAGGTGCAGCAGCAGGAGGATCTGGCCATACAGCTCACTCTGGCTCAGCAGCTCCAGGCCCTGCAGCTCCCAGGGCCCCTCGGGTGGCACCCGTCGGGCCAGCAGCCCTCGCACGGCACAAGCTGGGAGACGGGCGGGGCCCAAGGGACATGAGGAGGACGGAGGCCAGGCCCCTCGCCCCCACCCACCCCGGGGCCGAGCCCCAGGCCTCACCGCCCACAGCCTCGCTCAGGAAGGCGGGCAGCAGCTCGGCACTGAGGCGCGCCAGGTGGGCGAGGCTGGGCCCAGGCCGCGGCAGCACCAGCACGTCCCCTGGGCAGGTGCGCATCAGGGCAACATGGGGGCGCAGCAGGCTCAGCGTGTGCCGCACCAGGCCCCGGAGCTGCCCCGAGAAGCCCACGTCGAAGCCACGCAGCAGCGTCTCCTCTGTCAACCACGAGAACTCCCCCAGGAGATGAGAGAGGAGCACACCCTGGGTAGGCAAATTGGGGCAAGGAATGCTGAGCCGGAgggccccctgccccctgcaccccTCACCACGCCACCTCCCTCGGCCCCACCTTCTGACGTCTGAACAGCAGCAGCGTCGCCATGATGGCTGTGCTCATCACCGCCGAGCTGGCCACGCTGGCTGGGCCGGGGAGGGAGCACAAGTCAGGGCCAGGAGCCAGCTGCAGGGCCTCCGCCACCTGGCAAGTCTTCCCAGCCAAGAAACCTCTGCTCCATGGCAGCAGTCCCCATGGAGGTCACTCCAGCTCAGGTCAGGGGAGAGCAGGCCTGGTCCCTGGCCCTGCCTCTCCACAAGCCCTGGACTTTCCCTGTTCCTCGCAGACCCAAACTGGCTCCAGCCTCCCACACAGATGGACCCCTCCGGAGCAGCACTAGACATGTTCTCTACTGCGTGCTGTGCACCAGAACCCGGGCCCAGAGCACGCCACAGGGTGGCCCCAGGGGCCTGGGGGcctgacccccaccccagcccttccTCTGCAGTTCAGGTGGCCACTCCCGAGCTCCCATCTGGAGGCTCCCCAAGCCTTCTCAGGCACAGGGAGAGGTCAGCTCCTGGGGACAGGGTGCCCGGTGCGCCACACAGCAAGAGCACAGCAGGTGCACAAGTCCACGAGCGGAGGCCCTGAGCGGGGTCACCCAGAGGAGGAGGGGCTGCTCGGGGCCCCGGAGGCCCAGATCTCGCTCACCCTCACCGTTCAGGACGTGGCAGCCCAGCCTCCTGACCAGGAGCTGCGTCTCCTCTCCGAGGGCCAGCAGGGGGCCAACCACCGGCGTCCACTCCTGCTCCTTCTCCGTGTCTGGGACCACAGTCCTAGGAGAGGCAGGCCAAAGTGACGCGTGAGGTGAGCACAGGCCTGCGGAGAACTCAGAGCCCTCTTGAAGTGGAGGAGGTTTCCCCTTTCAGCCTTGGGGTGGGAGGCAGCCCTCCGGGCCCATAgcccacacacccacacagacCCCACGCAGGAGAGGTGCCTGGCACTGCCCTCCCAGGTACCTTGTGGCAAAGGAGGTGGATTCCGTGACTTGTCTCTGTatgaggggagggggagggggagggggaggggccccGGGGCCCACACACTTCCCTGCTCCTACCCTTGGCCCAGCACGAGGGGCTGCAGCAGCTGCTCCAGGGTCTGCCTGCTACCCCAGCAGCTTCTGGAATTGGTGATGTATTCCTGCCCAGGACAAGGCTCTTAGATGATCTGCCCCAGCCCACCACGACACCTGCTAGGCACAGCCAGCTGCAGAAACCCCAGGACAGAGCCCATGGGAAACTCCAAGCAAGACATTCCAGGTTTCACCCTGCTGGCTCCTACCtgcagggagaagggctgggccAGGTGCACACGGACACAGCCCTGGCGGCTGCAGCCCCAGCTGCTGCGCAGGCTCCGCAGAACAGCCAGAGCTCCTGTCCACAGCCCCAGGGGGGGCGCGGCCTGCAGGAAGGGACGCCACTGAGGGGCTGGCTCACATGGGGCCCCACTTCTCTCCAGAGCCTGCTTGGTCATCTCAGGGCCAACCTGATATGTGACTCTGAACTCAGCTAGCTCTGATTTGCTCACCcacaaaacagaacagatcccTCCCTGGCAAGTCTTTTGAGGATTAACTGCCTTGGAGAAGGAGAACGCAGTCGCAGGAGAACGACTGTAGGGAGTAGACCCTTTGACCCCAGCTCCCTATGGGGGGAGCTCGGCCACAGAACACAGCATTGTGCCTCCTGTCGGGAGACAGGCTGGCACTGGGGGTCCCCAAGGGCAGGAGGGTCTCACGTGGTGAGGATCATGCAGTGCATCTGCAACCAGGTCGTAGGTGATGGCCACCGGCACCAGCATGGCATCCGGGACGACGCCTGCCTGCACCGTGTGCACCACCAGGCCCAGCCAGGCCTGGCCCAGGGCCGACAGCCTCCAGCCCTGGGCCCCAGGGGGCTCCTCCAGGAAGATAAGCAGGGGCTGCCCACTGACCAGCAGCTGCTCCATGGCCTGGTGTGGCAGGGGGAGGCATCAAAGTCAGTACAGGGACAAACTCCCACACCCCTGCCAGTCCATACACAATCACAGTGACACTCACCGCATGGACCACAGCCCTTGCCAGGACTCCCTTAGGGCTGTCCAGGGGGAGGCTGGCCTCTGGAGGCAGGAAGAGCCCCCCAAGGTGCCTCAGCAGGGCTCTGTGGAGCACAGGACAGAGGCTGATGAAGAAGGAGCTCCACAGACGACCAGCCTGGGTTCTGCCACGGACACTCCACTGAGCCCCCAGGCTGGGCAGCAGCCAGGAAGGCCTCCTGGGAAGCTGCTGACAGTGGACCCCCATGCTCAGGCCCATGTCCTCCTGCCCCAGCCAGGGCCTTCCCCCACGGGTGTTCAGGACACCAGATCTTTACCTGAGAGCGGGGGAGCAGGCGTGAGGATCCCAGGCCACCCGGAGCACACCCAGCCCCTGGGAGAGCAGTACGAAGGGCAGCATGATGCCGTCCAGAAAGGACTTGTGGGTGGACAGGAGGACGAGTGGCAAGTCCTGCTCCGAGAGGTAGACACAAAGGCCCAGCTGTGCCTCTGCCCCGAAGGCCCAGGAGAGCCCTGAAGGGAGGTTCAGCTGACAGCTCTGCCTTCTGAGTACATTTCCCAAACAGCATTTTCAAAGGGGAGCTTTTCCACAGTGTTTAAGGTAATGTGCTGACATAATGAAAGGCTTAAAGCCTTAAAGAGCACGATAATCAGACACTGGAGGAAACCCAGGGGAGCAGGCCCATGAGACCCCAACAAGTCAGGAGAGCAGAGGATGTTCCCACCAGCTGCCGGCTTGCCTGACCCATTCCCAGCCGGCGGCGGCCTTACCGCCTGGGCAGCCTGGTGCACCATCTTCAGCTGACCCCTGTGCAGTTGCACGTTGAGGAAGAGGCGGTTCAGGAGCCACAGCAGCGCCCAGCCCAGCAGCCTGCAGACCGACCCCCAGCTTGAGCCCAGGCAGACAGGGCACTGCCCAACAACCCTCCAGGGCAGGCACCGCTGCTGCCCCCGTGTCACAAGGGAGGCCTGACTATGGACCCCAGACTGCTGGGCCCCATCCCCATGCTGTCACCCAAGAAGACGATGCAGCTATCCTACACTGGCTCTCCCCACTTCCTTCACCACAAAAGAGCCACAGTCATTACCTGGCCCTGTCTAAGCAAGCTGCCGTGGAAGGTGGAACAGACGGGGAGCAGTTGGTGATGCCAGAAAGAAAGGATAACTGAAGGGGCAATTGGGTGGGGGGGTGTCCAAAGGCCTTGTGGGGTCAGCTGTGACTGAAGGAAAACCACCAGGCAGAAGCAGGTACGAGCAGGTCCTCACCTGGCAGCTTCTAATTCCTTGCAAGGACAGTGCCTCCTCTTTCCCAAGTTCACATCTAACAACCCCGCTTCACATGCCAGGTCCCAACCCCGTTCTGCCTTCAACTTCCAGAAAAGACTGAGCCCTTTCCTGGCCCAGGGCCTCAGCTCCTCCCTCCCCTAGCAAGAACACTCCCTGCGCTCACAGTGCTGGCTCCTTTCCCTCCTTAGGCCCTACCTTGCAGGCCTCTTCCTGcccagggggcaggggcagccccAGCCCCTCCTATCTTCCTCACAgggctgtctgtctgtcttctctGACCTGAGCACCACGCACACCTGGGACAGGGCCCTGTGCCTAATGCGCTCACACCTGTGCGGGGCAGCCGCACCCCCGCTCCCACGAGAGTGGTACCCAGCCGACTCCCACTCTGCAGAAGGGCAGAGGCTGGAGCCCAGGGCGGCCCCTCAGCAGTTACCTGAGCAGGAAGGGGCGGGGTGGAGCCTgaatgtggctcagcaggcgctGCACCTCCTGCTTCGCCTGGCCAGGCTCCtggccctccccagcccctcccggGACCCTCCCCGAGATGGCCTTCTGCACCCTGTGGGAGGAAAGGGGGTCAGGCTGGGTGGGCAAGGCCTCCTGGTCATTCCCCAGCGCACAGCCCATCTCCACCCTCCATCCTCCCCACGGCCTTCAAGACCATGCCCAGCCGGCAGCCCCCATCCCTCACCTGGAacttgccacccccaccccctcacccagTGCTTTCCATGATCTTCTGCGAGGCATCCTTGCAGGGAGGTATGTGCTGCTCCACTGACCACAGGAAATAGCAGAGCCTCCGAACCAGCCAGCCCCGAAACCTGGGTGCGGCCCCAGAGTAGGGGCAGGGGAGGCCATCTTTCAGAGAGGTCTACCCTTCCTCCCACCCTGGGTCCTCAGATGGCTGTCCCCAGGCCCAAGGCAATGAAAATTCCTTAGCACAGAGTAGAAGGAGGAACCCCTGCCTGCCAGCCAGTGCAGGttcagggcctggcacacagtgagcAGCAGTGCTCACGGAAGAACCTGCAGGACAGCTACAGGCCTGGCTGCCGGGCCCTGGGCtgtggggtggagggcagggcCCTGCCTTGCCCGTCAGAGGAAGAAAAGGGCACCACGACCCTGCCCCAGAGTGGCTACCTGGTGTCCTCCTCCTGCACCAGG from Tamandua tetradactyla isolate mTamTet1 chromosome 17, mTamTet1.pri, whole genome shotgun sequence encodes:
- the GPAT2 gene encoding glycerol-3-phosphate acyltransferase 2, mitochondrial isoform X3, producing the protein MAAPLGAPLQMQQSPRSGRGGQESSLWSSGFGMKLEAVTPFLGKYRPFVGRCCQACTPKSWESLFHRSIMDLGFCNAILVQEEDTRFRGWLVRRLCYFLWSVEQHIPPCKDASQKIMESTGVQKAISGRVPGGAGEGQEPGQAKQEVQRLLSHIQAPPRPFLLRLLGWALLWLLNRLFLNVQLHRGQLKMVHQAAQADLPLVLLSTHKSFLDGIMLPFVLLSQGLGVLRVAWDPHACSPALRALLRHLGGLFLPPEASLPLDSPKGVLARAVVHAAMEQLLVSGQPLLIFLEEPPGAQGWRLSALGQAWLGLVVHTVQAGVVPDAMLVPVAITYDLVADALHDPHHAAPPLGLWTGALAVLRSLRSSWGCSRQGCVRVHLAQPFSLQEYITNSRSCWGSRQTLEQLLQPLVLGQGTVVPDTEKEQEWTPVVGPLLALGEETQLLVRRLGCHVLNGEASVASSAVMSTAIMATLLLFRRQKGVLLSHLLGEFSWLTEETLLRGFDVGFSGQLRGLVRHTLSLLRPHVALMRTCPGDVLVLPRPGPSLAHLARLSAELLPAFLSEAVGACAVRGLLARRVPPEGPWELQGLELLSQSELYGQILLLLHLLPRDLLLLQPCQSSYCYCQEVLDRLIQCGLLVAEETPGSQLACDTGRQHLSTKLLWKPTGDFSDSDSDDLEVAAGRYFRPAVALPGLLHLPLPPPEPAARGLRPHCCLPPPGAAAGHRAWLLEAAAPVLAGHCAGERVLRVCGPTSRHQGHLDLQRPGGAAADARPCRPRAQPVPRIRQP